In Lolium perenne isolate Kyuss_39 chromosome 5, Kyuss_2.0, whole genome shotgun sequence, the sequence ccccgtcccggtggcgtgccggaacagagactcctgtcccccagatcttggcttcgcgatggcggcggctctggaaggttttctctggtttcgtcgaacgtgatagggttttcgcgacggaggctttaagtaggcggaagggcaaggtcggtggagtcctggtgggaccacacactaggccggcgcggccagggcttgggccgcgcccccctactgtgtccccacctcgtggccccacttcgtttccccttcggacttctggaaacttcgtggaaaaataggaccctgggcgttgatttcgtccaattccgagaatatttccttactaggatttctgaaaccaaaaacaacagaaaacaggaactggcacttcggcatctcgtcaataggttagttccggaaaatgcataaatatgacatataatgtgtataaaacatgtagatatcatcaataatgtggcgtggaacataagaaattatcgatacgtcggagacgtatctttcatcataccttcctctaagGGTTCCCCAATGGTGTGCTCTTCACTCATCACTCCCCCAACCCGGTCGGTGGAGGTCGACAGCCGTCGGGATAGCGGCTACGCACGCCCACGACGCGGAGACGGCCGGCTGCTACCCGCCAGGAAAGCCTGTCCGAGCCTCATTCCCGCCGGCTCGCGACCATGTATTTACCGGGGCCGCCCGATCTAACGTTGTCGTCCTTCTTCCCCGCCGAGTTCCGCCACACCACCACCGCGTCCCCCGCCATGATCTATGTGATGGAGCAAAAGGCTACCGCCACTAGACCCGCTGCCCATCGTCGCCGCCCCTGAAAGACCCTGCCTCCGCGCGAAGGGGAGTCCATTGGCGCGCCACCACCGCCCCTTCCTTTGGCCACCGGGCGCGGCCGCCACCGACGACCACGACAGCGGCCAGGAAGAGGAGATCGGCCGCCTTTTTTCTAGGGTTTGGGTCGTCGCCCGGAGCCGGCTCGCGCGAGATGACCCGAGGCCCTCTAGGAGTTGACTCTCGTTTATCGACGCCCTACCGAACAATATTAGCTGCTTATGGCATGCGACCTCTATGTTTACGCTCTGCAAACGGTTCATGCTAGTGCTATGCTACTAACGGAGGCCGATGGTGCTCCAAAGGGTGGCTGAATATGCTACCAATGTCGGCCACGTGTGCTACCACGCTGACATGCGGTGCTGCAAATGGTCGTTGCGTGTGCTACAAATGGTGAACGGCGGTGCTACAAATGGCGGTTGTCAGTGCTGCAAGGAGTAAGTGGTGGTGCTGTCACTGGCGGGCAACAATTTATAAGGAGATCTTCGACGAAGTACCATGTTTCGGCGAAGTACGATGCTGCAAATGGTCACTGACGTTGCTACCACCAGTTTGTGGTGGTGCTGCAAGAAGGAAGTGATGGTGTAAAGCCGGTGTTGGAATGCCGCCGGCAGACGAGTAGTAGTTCACGATGCTATAATTGTTTATTTTTATGCTACAACTGTTATATGGTTCTGCTACTTTAGTATATTTTTGTGCTACAGTGTCTCTAGCGAGTCTCCAACGATCCTCTAGCGAGGTCCGTGTTCGACGgtttttttctattttattttatagaTGAAACTTTTTTGTTTTAATGAAGTACAAACGAGACTTTTTTTTCTGCAACAAAGCAAAGTCAAGATTTTGCTTAAAAGTAGACACGTGTCAGCATGTGAAACAGGATGAGGCTTGAATGTTTGGTGCCTCCGGAGGATTGCAGCCGTGTCCTATCGACAATTCAGCATCCGTGTGGCGTGCAGCGAGCTTCCCTTATAAACTCCCAGGTAGCTCTCTCGCCAAGTAATTGACTGACTGCTCTGGTCTCCTCTCCTGATGGCCGGGAACGCGCGCTTTCTGCTCTTCCTGATCGGCTTGGCGGCCTGCCTCCTCACGACGTCGCGGGCGCAGCCGACGGAGGTCAAGGTGGGGCTCATCATCGACGCCGACTCGCCGGTGGGCAAGATCGCGAGGACCACCATCCCCATGGCTCTCGAGGACTTctacgccgccgtcgccaattcAACCGCTCGGGTTAAGATCCTGCAGCACGACTCCGGTGGAGACGTCGTCGCCGCCGCGGCAGCGGGTATGCTCCATCTTTCTATGGTTCCTCATATCTGGATGCTCATTTGCTTTGAGGCTTTGACGTAGCGTGCATGGTCTTGATTGCCTTGTGGCGTGTGCGCAGCGTTGCAGCTGATGACGACGCAGGGAGCGCGCGCCATCCTCGGCCCGCAGTCGTCCATCGAATCGGCGTTcgtcgccgacctcgccacccagGCCGAGGTCCCTGTGGTGTCCTTCTCGGCCACGAGCCCCTCCGTGTCTCCCGCCACGGCGCGCTTCTTCTCCCGCGCCGCGCAGAGCGACGCCGACCAGGCCGGCGCCGTCGCCGCGCTCGCCGCGCACTTCGGCTGGCGCCGCGTGGTGCCCGTCTACCAGGACGACGACTACGGCGCCGCGTTCATCCCCTTCCTCGTCGACGCCCTCGCGTCCGCGCCCGCCGAGGTCCCATACCGCTGCGCGCTCCGGGAGGACGCGACCCCGGACGCCGTGGCCGCGGAGCTGTACCGCATGGAGTCCGAGCAGACGCGCGTGTTCGTCCTCCACACGCGCCCTGGGCTCGCGCGCCGCGTGTTCGACGCCGCCGCGGCGGGCGGCATGACAGGGGACGGCTACGTGTGGATCATCACCGACGGCCTCACGGGCCTCCTGGGCTCCGTCGAGCCGCCGCAGGGCGTCATCGGGCTCGCGCCCTACGTGCCCACCACGCCGCGGCTGCGCGGGGTCAAGAAGCGGTGGGCGCAGCGGTACATGCGCGACCACCCGGACGAAGACCTCTCGCGCGCCGTCCTAGGCTGCCACGCCGTCTGGGCCTACGACGCCGCGTGGGCCGTGGCCTCCGCGGCAGAGCGGCTCAACGCCACCGACCTGTCGTCGCCACCCGGGCTAGTAAACGGCACGGGCGGGCCGACCGACATCTCGGGGCTCGGGAAGTCCGCATCAGGCGAGAATTTCCTCCGAGCTATCCGAAACGCGACATTCGACGGTCTTGGCGGCAAGTTTGAGCTCGTCGACGGCGAGCTCGTAGCACCGGCCTACCGCGTGTTAAACATCATGGACGATGGAAAGGAGAGGGGCGTCGGGTTCTGGTCACCGCGGCACGGGCTGACCCGGCAATTTGGCCACGCTTCGAACACACCGGCTGGCGAGCTCGGACTCCATCCAGTGATCTGGCCTGGAGAGTCGACGGTGCGGCCGAGCGGGTGGGTGCAGCCGACGAACGCGCGGAAGCTGAGGGTGGCGGTGCCGGGGAATGTTTCCGACAGCTACCGCCCGATCTTGCACCTTACCGTGGACCCGGTGACGAACCAGACGACGGCCGGCGGGTTTGTGATCGAGGTGTTTGAGGCGGCGGTGCGGCTGCTGCCGTACGCGCTGCCCTTCGAGTTCGTCAAGGCAGAGTCGCAGCCCTACGACAGTCTCATCACGGGAGTTGAAAATGGGGTAAGTATTTATTTTTAGATAAGGATAAGACACTTATTTTTAGATGGAGAGATGATTAGAAACTTCATATAAATAAGGGTGTGCCTATGTctaagttgactgagattttcttaagtctcagtcaacttAGAAAAGTACAACTACAGTTTAAAGAAAAGTACAACTCggttcagttgcacatttctgccagaaaagtgcaattgcacttttttaacagaaaagtgcgactcaaagcacatttttgtaattgacttagacttaagaaaatctcagttgactgagacatagcaaaaccgtatAAATAAACTGCTCTCTTGAATAtcgtggttttagttcaaatATGATGTTATAGATTATAAGGGCtaatttatttttattatatATACTCCATCCGAGTCTACTTATTTTAAATTAGTATGCTAGCAATAGATCTACACATATTATCTCCATTCCGTAATATAAGCTTTTTTAAAGGTTTACATTTCGGAAACAAATGTAGTAATACAAGGGTTGGATGCATATTTTTGTGAGAAAAAAACCCTGTAATATTTTATCAACATAAACTGAATATGAAAACGCATATAAACCTGCAAGTATTTGGACATAAATTTCTTTTTAAAAACCCATATCCATCCCATATAGAGCTTGAATTTTAAAATTTCTCAACTTTATTTTTACATTTCACTTTTTTAATTATGTACAAGTACATTAATTGTAATCAAAATATCCCACATGAGACCTTAAGCTTTACATTTCACTTTTTTAATTATGTACAAGTACATTAATTGGCTTAAggctttaaaaaaaatcaagccaagtaaaatttgaccaaacttttagaacaatctattaacaaatataatattttgtagataccatacaaaaatatattttattatctatttaatgatattaattttgtatttttcaTGTTAATAATTTTTTGGTAAAAATTaatcaaacttgacatagtttaactttctaaaaataatataagcctgaaGTTTTAGGATGGAGGTTGTAATACTTAGTCGAATATTTTATGCTAGGGATATGCCATTCGATTAAAAGTCAGCATGATCCATTGGATATTGGGCATTGTAATTCTTCATACATCACCTTCTTGAGGATTTCTATCGAACAAATTTCTAGATAAATtaccttgcctttttctttttttcttttgaccgTGACCTTGCCCTTTGTTTAATTGCTGCAGACGTTCGATGCCGTGGTGGCAGACATGACCATCACAGCAGATCGAGCGGCCCACGTGGACTTCACGTTGCCTTACATGTCGACAGACATCGCCATGGTTGTACCGTTGCGCGACCAACGGAGCAGCAGCTTCACGTGGTTCTTTTTTCTGAAACCACTCAGCTCCAGTCTCTGGCTCGTCAGCGCCGCCTTCTTCCTTTTCACCGGCTTTGTCGTCTGGGCCATCGAACATGACAACAACGGGGAATTCGGCGCCGAAGTCGAGCTCACACCCTCCAACAGAGGAAAGCTCACCCCCTCCAACGAAGCCGGCACCAAAGGCAAGCTCACACCCTCCAACCAAGCTGGCACCCTCGTCTACTTCGGCTTCTCCACCCTTGTCTTTGCCCACAGGGAGAAGCTCACGAGCAACCTGTCGAGGCTCGTGGTTGTCGTTTGGGTGTTCGTCGTGCTCATCCTGCAGTCTAGCTACACGGCGAGCCTCACTTCCATGCTCACGGTGCCGCAGGTGGAGCCGACCATCGCCGACTACCGTGCGCTGTTGCGGGGCACGGACATGGTCGGGGTCATGAACAACTCCTTCACAGGCAAGGCCCTGACCCAATCGGGGTTCCCGCAAGTTAGGATCATGCGGTACACGACCGCGCGGAGCTTCCAGGAGGCGCTACTCAACGGTAGCATCGGCGCCATCATCAACGAGACGCCCTACTTCAATATTTTCCTCGGGACCTACAACGACAACTTCACCATGACCGACCAACGCAACATGACGggaggctttttttttttttttttttttttttgaacaaaagaAGGGTCACGAAGACCCCAGATGCTGCATATCAAATTAAAAGAGGTGGGTACATATTACATCCAGGCCcctgaaagaaaaagaaaattacagCAACGGCCAGGGCAATCACACAAAGGACCTCTAAAATATCAGAGAAAACGCAATCGGCTCCTGGGTCCTCTCCACCAGCGATGAGCCTCCATCGTCGGCGACCTAGACACcatcggggacgaaccacttgacgGCGGAAGGACGTTGACTCCGACGGGAAACTCTGAGAAGGGCCTCCAAACCGGAGGTTGAGCTGAGCGCCATCTAGGCATCTCGAAGGGCCACATTTCCGGCCAAAGAACGCGGAAGCAATCATGGCGTCCGCGTGATTCGCTCTTGGATGCAGCAGGAACCGATCCCTCCACCTTGAAGAAACAGAGGTGCCATCGTCGTGTCGCCTCCTCCCCTCGCCACCTCGGCCGGCCAGAAGAAATTCCACAGCATAACAACTCC encodes:
- the LOC127301492 gene encoding glutamate receptor 2.7, producing the protein MAGNARFLLFLIGLAACLLTTSRAQPTEVKVGLIIDADSPVGKIARTTIPMALEDFYAAVANSTARVKILQHDSGGDVVAAAAAALQLMTTQGARAILGPQSSIESAFVADLATQAEVPVVSFSATSPSVSPATARFFSRAAQSDADQAGAVAALAAHFGWRRVVPVYQDDDYGAAFIPFLVDALASAPAEVPYRCALREDATPDAVAAELYRMESEQTRVFVLHTRPGLARRVFDAAAAGGMTGDGYVWIITDGLTGLLGSVEPPQGVIGLAPYVPTTPRLRGVKKRWAQRYMRDHPDEDLSRAVLGCHAVWAYDAAWAVASAAERLNATDLSSPPGLVNGTGGPTDISGLGKSASGENFLRAIRNATFDGLGGKFELVDGELVAPAYRVLNIMDDGKERGVGFWSPRHGLTRQFGHASNTPAGELGLHPVIWPGESTVRPSGWVQPTNARKLRVAVPGNVSDSYRPILHLTVDPVTNQTTAGGFVIEVFEAAVRLLPYALPFEFVKAESQPYDSLITGVENGTFDAVVADMTITADRAAHVDFTLPYMSTDIAMVVPLRDQRSSSFTWFFFLKPLSSSLWLVSAAFFLFTGFVVWAIEHDNNGEFGAEVELTPSNRGKLTPSNEAGTKGKLTPSNQAGTLVYFGFSTLVFAHREKLTSNLSRLVVVVWVFVVLILQSSYTASLTSMLTVPQVEPTIADYRALLRGTDMVGVMNNSFTGKALTQSGFPQVRIMRYTTARSFQEALLNGSIGAIINETPYFNIFLGTYNDNFTMTDQRNMTGGFGFAFPKGSPYVTDLSQAILKLTENNEINRIERKWFGDPKGNDSQFTSGRLSFKSFRSLFLITGITSVVCCIIHLSFNLNDNRRQPIQQITSHASSPAEVPCVIDMVGSPHSASYKSEGSRSVEMAIPLTGEIEPVANSQSEEVVALARHFDSSRE